CGAAGAACTCGTGTGCTCGGGTCCAGAACGCGGCGGCGGTGTCCTTGCGCTCGTCGGGCAGGATCTCGCTGTAGGCCAGGCGGGAGTGGTCGTCGACGGCGTTGTGCAGGTAGCTGTAGCCGGCCCCGGCACGGGTCTTGCGCCCGGCCGCGCGTCCGAGGGTCTTGTGGCCTCCGCCGTCGGGGATGTTGCCGAGCTTTTTGATGTCGACGTGGACCAACTCGCCCGGCGCGTGGTGCTCGTAGCGTCGGATCACTCGGCCGGTTGCCCGGTCGAGGTGGTTCAGGCGGGCAAGCCGGTAGCGGGTCAGCACGCGGTGCACGGTGGCCGGGTTCAACCGCAGCAGGTAGGCGATGCGGGCTGGTCCCCATCTCCGCAGGACGCGGACCTTGATGATGCGCCGCTCGGTACGGGTCGGGGTCCGGCGCGGGCTGTGGTGCGGGCGGCTGGAAAGGTCGCTCATGCCGGCCTCTCCGAGGGCGCGGTAGCGGTCGGCCCAGCGCTTGGCCGTGGTCGGCGAGACCTGGAAGCGCTCGGCGGCCCGGCGAAGCGGCCAGCCGTCCTCGACCACGCACCGGGCCAGACGCAGGCGGCCGGTCTCGGTCAGCGGTGCATTAGAGTGCGGCATGAGGGCCTTTCTGGTCGCCGGGTAGATGTCGCAATCCACACCGAGCCAGAAGGCCCTCACTCATTTCAAGATCACCACACCGTGACCCCTGTCACCAACCTCCATGGTCAGAACACCTAGGGCGTTTCTTTCCGATCATCAGATCGTTGGTCTGATCGCCCCGTTGACTGACGCGCAGCTGGCGCGGATAGAACCGTTGCTGTCGAACCGGACACCGAAGCGGGGCGGGTGGTAGCGCGATCACCGGCAGGTGATCGACGCGATCGCGTGGAAGTTCCAGACCGGCTTGCAGTGGGTGCACCTGCTCGCTGAGTATGGCTCGTGGAAGGCCGTCTATACCCGGCTACGAAACTGGGCGATCACCGGCACCTGGGGGCGGGTCTTCACCGCCCTGCTCGCCCAGACCGAAGCCGAGGGCGACTTGGACTGGGTCGTCTCGGTCGACTCCACAATCGTGCGCGCACCAGAACGCGGCCGGTGCCCGTCAAAAGGGGCCCCGGCCGACGAACCTGCCCACCATGCGATCGGACATTCCCGTGGTGGGCTGACAACGAAGATCCACTTTGCTGCGGACGGCCGTTGCCGCCCGTTGTGCTTCCACCTCACTCCCGGCCAGGCGGGCGACGCGCTCGCGTTCGAGCACGTCATGGCCACCCTGCGCGTACCCAGGCCGGTCAGACGGCCGCGCACCCGGCCCCTCATGGTTCTGGCGGACCGCGCCTACTCATCGAGGGCCATCCGCAAGCACCTGCGCCGACGCAAGATCCGGGCCGTGATCCCGCAGCCCGCCGACCGGATCGCGAACAGCAGACGCAAGGGTCGACTCGGAGGCAGGCCGCCGGCCTTCGACCGCGGAGCCCGCAGGCAGCACAACACCGTCGAACGGTGCATCAACCGCCCGAAGAACTGGCGCGCCCTCGCCACCCGCTACGAGAAGACCGCCACCGTCTTCCAGGCCGGACTCCACATCGCGGGTATCCTCATCTGGCCCGCCCGATGATCCAAACGAAAGGGATCAGATCACACTTGCCGCGTGACAACCAACCGCGTGTTCACCTTCACGGGCGAAGGCCCGCCCACCGGCGGCTTGAGGCGGCGGCCAGCATGGTCATCGCCGCAGCCACTTTCAATACCCAAATCACCTGCGAACAAGATCAGTTGCCCTCTAGACTGATCAGATGGCGGATAACCTGCTCATCCATGGCGGCAATGAGAACGCACTTCGCATCTTGCAGGAGACCGGCCAGTATCGAGGCAGGGTCAAGTCGGCATACCTGCGGCCGCCGCACGATACGCGATGGGGGTTCGAGTACCAAGGGGATCCTATACGCGTCTCATGGCTTGATGCGCTGCAGGTGCATCTGCGTCTGGTACGCGACCTGCTCGCCCCTGACGGCTCTGTGTGGGTGCACGTCGACGACCAGCAGTTCGCTGACTGCCGCGCGCTTATGAACAAGGTCTACGGCCGATCGAACTTCGTATCTACAATCGTCGTTCCGAAGCCCGCCCGAAATGACTCCCGTCACTTCAGGGAAAGTCACGACTACCTACTTGTCTTCGCGAAAGATGCCTCGATATGGCAGCCGAACTCTCTCCCTCACACAGCTGAATCAGGGTCGATTTACCGGAACCCCGACAGTGATCCCCGTGGGCCGTGGCGAGCAGCCGACCTGTCCACCCCTGTTCTTCATGAGAACCTACGCTACAAAGTGGTAGATCCATCCGGCACGGCTGTGCAGCCACCTGCCCGCCGTTCTTGGATATTCACCCAGCAGCATTTCGAGGAACTCGATCGCGACGGACGTATCGCATGGTTGCCCGGCGGCCGTCCGAGGCTGAAGCTCTATCTATCGGAGGCCCCTGACAAGCGGCCCACCACGGTATGGAGCCAGGCCGACGTCGGGACAAGTTTCCAAGCGCGCCAGCACCTACACGAGTTGCTCGATGACATGCGCCAGCTGGCTCCACCGCCAGAACAACTGCTGCAACACATTCTCACGATCGCAACCAATCCCGGTGACCTCGTGTTCGACTACTGCGGCGACTCAGGCACGGCCGCTGCGGTCGCACACAAAACTGGCCGCCGCTGGCTCGCTGTCGACAACGAGTCACACGTCGTCCGTGATCGTCTGGATAAAGTGATCAGCGGTAACGATTCAGGCGGCATCACACATGAAGTGAACTGGCTAGGCGGCGGTCACTACGACGTAATTACGGCACCGAGTCCCGATGAAGAATCCGGATCCCTTGACTCGGGTGCCGATGAGCATGTGCGGATTCAGGTCGTTACTTACCGCAAAGACGGGAGGGTCGTTCCTGCACTGGACTCGACCGAGAAGGACCGCCAATCGGCCGAGCTAAAGGTCATCACACAGCGCCGGGAACTGCTGCAGGAGCTTCGAGAAGTCGTCAGCGACAGGCGTGCGCCGGAAGCTGCAGTTCAACGGATAATCGGACACAATCACTGGATCTTCGGGGGCGAGTACACAGAAGCTTCGGAGCGACGTGACCTGTTGCCTCTCGACCAACACGACGTTCTTCTCGTGCGCGCTGACCGCAGCGTTCAAGTGGTCGAACTCAAAAAGCCTGGTGCCGCACTTGTCAGGTGGCACCGCAACGACCTGATTATGTCGAACGATGTGCACGAAGCGGTGAGTCAATGCAGAAACTATGTTCAGAGGATGGATGACGCCGGGTCGGCACTGGAAACAATCCACCGTAACACGCTTAACCTTGACCACGACTACCTTCGCGCACGGGGAACTGTTGTGATTGGTAACCCTAACCACGTGGATACTCCTGGGGTAACTCGGCAGATGGTTGCCCGTGCCATCCGTTCATTCAATATGGACCATAACCGAGTTCAGGTACTCACCTACTTGGATCTGATCGAATGCGCGGAAGAAGCGCTTCGCTTCGTCGAGGGTGACATCGAAACTCCAAATATCGAGAGCGAAGCCTGATGAGGTATGCGCTGCTCCCTCTGGCGGATACTGCATTTGATTGGGTGATGTCGGTCAGCCCTCCATGATCAGGCCGTTACTGGCAAGGCGGCCGTCGACCTGGCCGGGGTGGGGCTGGATCTGTTTGAGCTGGTGTTTCATGGCGAGTGTGATCTAGGATCTTTGTTTTGGATCAGCGGCGGACCAGATGAAGATGCCTGCGATGTGGAGTCCGGCCTGGTAGACGGTGGCGGTCTTCTCGTAGCGGGTGGCCAGACCCCGCCAGTTCTTCAGGCGGTTGATGCACCGTTCGACGGTGTTGCGCTGCTTGTAGGCGTCGCGGTCGAAGGCAGGCGGGCGGCCGCCGTTTCGGCCCTTGCGTTTGCGGTTGGCGACCTGGTCGGCCGGCTGGAGGATCACCGCCCGGATCCCGCGCCGACGCAGGTGCTGGCGGATGGCCCTCGACGAGTAGGCCCGGTCCGCCAGGACCACGAGAGGTCGGGTCCGCGGTCGGCCATCGCCCTGGGCACTCGCAAGGCGGCCATGACGTGCTCGAAGGCGGGCGCGT
Above is a genomic segment from Kitasatospora cineracea containing:
- a CDS encoding IS481 family transposase, producing MPHSNAPLTETGRLRLARCVVEDGWPLRRAAERFQVSPTTAKRWADRYRALGEAGMSDLSSRPHHSPRRTPTRTERRIIKVRVLRRWGPARIAYLLRLNPATVHRVLTRYRLARLNHLDRATGRVIRRYEHHAPGELVHVDIKKLGNIPDGGGHKTLGRAAGRKTRAGAGYSYLHNAVDDHSRLAYSEILPDERKDTAAAFWTRAHEFFAQAGITVRRVLTDNGSCYKSHPWRDALARTGTTHKRTRPYRPQTNGKVERFNRTLLDEWAYAKPYRTEQERRDAYPEWLHTYNHHRGHTALAGKPPASRVPNLTGQNT
- a CDS encoding site-specific DNA-methyltransferase — translated: MADNLLIHGGNENALRILQETGQYRGRVKSAYLRPPHDTRWGFEYQGDPIRVSWLDALQVHLRLVRDLLAPDGSVWVHVDDQQFADCRALMNKVYGRSNFVSTIVVPKPARNDSRHFRESHDYLLVFAKDASIWQPNSLPHTAESGSIYRNPDSDPRGPWRAADLSTPVLHENLRYKVVDPSGTAVQPPARRSWIFTQQHFEELDRDGRIAWLPGGRPRLKLYLSEAPDKRPTTVWSQADVGTSFQARQHLHELLDDMRQLAPPPEQLLQHILTIATNPGDLVFDYCGDSGTAAAVAHKTGRRWLAVDNESHVVRDRLDKVISGNDSGGITHEVNWLGGGHYDVITAPSPDEESGSLDSGADEHVRIQVVTYRKDGRVVPALDSTEKDRQSAELKVITQRRELLQELREVVSDRRAPEAAVQRIIGHNHWIFGGEYTEASERRDLLPLDQHDVLLVRADRSVQVVELKKPGAALVRWHRNDLIMSNDVHEAVSQCRNYVQRMDDAGSALETIHRNTLNLDHDYLRARGTVVIGNPNHVDTPGVTRQMVARAIRSFNMDHNRVQVLTYLDLIECAEEALRFVEGDIETPNIESEA